In a genomic window of Phaeodactylum tricornutum CCAP 1055/1 chromosome 6, whole genome shotgun sequence:
- a CDS encoding predicted protein, with protein sequence MRIDLYQTSRERDAYDEQANLYSIILATEHLERAYARDAVTQKEYSHECKKLLSQFRLAERAVSSEMNTETFMTLYQMDCPRAKERLLIQGVPEPMKGGSDEASHAVTVAETVQHFITTMDAVKLEQRAVDELQPLLSDLLDALTRVPDTPNDFEPNHRIQKWLQKLNGMRAVDEIDEDDSRQLYHDLDAAYTEFTRYLKRS encoded by the coding sequence ATGCGGATTGATCTCTACCAAACATCACGGGAGCGCGATGCCTACGACGAACAGGCTAACCTGTACTCCATCATCCTCGCGACGGAACACTTGGAACGCGCGTACGCCCGGGACGCCGTCACGCAAAAGGAGTACAGTCACGAGTGCAAAAAGCTTCTTTCCCAATTCCGCTTGGCCGAACGCGCCGTGTCGTCCGAAATGAACACGGAAACGTTCATGACGTTGTATCAGATGGACTGTCCGCGAGCGAAAGAGCGACTGTTGATTCAGGGCGTTCCGGAACCCATGAAGGGTGGGTCTGACGAAGCGAGTCACGCGGTTACTGTAGCCGAGACAGTGCAGCACTTTATAACGACCATGGATGCCGTCAAATTGGAACAACGGGCTGTTGATGAGCTCCAACCGTTGTTGTCGGATCTGTTGGATGCCTTGACTCGAGTCCCAGATACGCCTAACGATTTTGAACCAAACCATAGGATACAAAAATGGTTACAAAAGTTGAATGGAATGCGGGCCGTAGACGAGATTGATGAAGATGACTCTCGACAACTCTATCACGATCTGGACGCGGCGTATACCGAATTCACCAGATACCTCAAGAGATCGTAG
- a CDS encoding predicted protein yields the protein YEKTANVATTLFPLWTVLFTGLALKSPSSFAWFTTEYFTAGLAALMLSMGITLTPNDFKKVAARPNATLMQFALCYGMMPMLALGLGKAFALEPALIAGMVLVGSINGGQASNLCTYIARGNVALSVLMTTATTLGAIVMTPLLCKSLLGAVVPVDAAGIAKSTIQVVLAPIVIGMTTNKFFPRFVEKILPFAPVVGVVSTCLLVASAVAQVAEPILNAGLRLQIPIMLIHLLGGLVGYILPRLTGFGETSARTMAIETSMKSSAFGFLLAKLHFGDYAARVPSAVSVVWMALIGSLLAVVWRYIPVETTGKFD from the exons TACGAAAAGACGGCCAACGTCGCCACGACGCTCTTTCCCCTCTGGACCGTCCTTTTCACCGGTCTCGCCCTCAAAAGCCCGTCCTCTTTCGCCTGGTTTACCACCGAATACTTTACGGCGGGTCTGGCCGCACTCATGCTCTCCATGGGCATCACGCTCACCCCCAACGATTTCAAAAAGGTAGCCGCCCGTCCCAACGCCACGCTCATGCAGTTTGCTCTCTGTTACGGAATGATGCCAATGCTGGCTCTGGGACTCGGTAAGGCTTTCGCCTTGGAACCCGCCTTGATTGCCGGTATGGTGTTGGTCGGGTCCATCAACGGTGGACAAGCTTCCAACTTGTGTACCTACATTGCCCGGGGTAACGTCGCCTTGTCGGTCCTCATGACCACCGCTACCACCTTGGGCGCCATCGTCATGACCCCGCTCTTGTGCAAGAGCCTCCTGGGGGCCGTCGTACCCGTCGACGCCGCTGGGATCGCCAAATCCACCATTCAG GTCGTGCTAGCTCCGATTGTGATTGGTATGACCACCAACAAATTCTTCCCCCGGTTTGTCGAGAAAATCCTTCCGTTCGCCCCCGTTGTTGGGGTCGTCTCGACCTGTTTACTGGTTGCCAGTGCGGTCGCTCAAGTTGCCGAACCCATCCTGAACGCCGGATTGCGTTTACAGATCCCCATAATGTTGATTCATCTTTTGGGAGGACTCGTCGGCTACATTTTGCCCCGTTTGACCGGATTTGGCGAGACGTCCGCCCGCACCATGGCGATTGAAACCTCCATGAAGAGCTCCGCCTTTGGTTTCCTCTTGGCCAAGCTGCACTTTGGTGACTACGCGGCCCGTGTGCCTTCGGCCGTCTCCGTCGTGTGGATGGCCTTGATCGGTTCCTTGTTGGCCGTCGTATGGCGGTACATCCCGGTGGAAACCACCGGCAAGTTCGAC
- a CDS encoding predicted protein produces the protein MSAALPTDPSSSNSSRRKPSRYTTSAPRGSISTEQDPLLRRSGTVRSRRGTSQSPQPNPYFHTTMDPVSATSSANVRAEHHSAATDVAKYPLRQGWVDSEENNVRLERLQLQQPSSSEVTPVTSYHSMPDPTPEYEGDGDDEEDRTLRGRASMPSSSQSASRESSASRPHRNSYSYRDDQSLGSSTDGPSVQNRPMLEIPEEIYAVRKAALQVLKPLTKTWVVISVGFALTVLFGMTRWTRLMPALPFWFILLPSWLAHIGLLWLHALSVQALSRFIAEANESRQRPDSRDHLNRTEYLPLLQKSLKFGLKTGVLSFATFVFEILIYMRLAHNTLPLAVVFTPLWLLVLGGIVDGLICKTQHGLRVLCWMLSFVAMILVVLKIDYGFNSVRWRVVISPVVLVLSIASGSLIYIVYGHQVGYYRLTESQLTAGNLYSLAALICIVLVIMIGEVIPLSRPVEVETRLIVVILAPLVICLVGMGAWVVSRDEFGRLLLHGGQSAVHPRRLRWEAKGWASVQGKGVTIMPMFGEVSFQPLERKSMQDPVSQTSAPAHVLEMCTCCVGGCYPYEEDEDDEETGHLAEDLGYHPYLDTATSRSARNAYNMLRENS, from the exons ATGAGTGCAGCACTGCCGACGGATCctagcagcagcaacagtagTCGCAGAAAGCCGAGTCGGTATACCACCAGTGCCCCGCGCGGTAGCATTTCGACCGAACAAGATCCGCTCCTACGGCGGAGCGGTACCGTCCGATCGCGACGGGGAACAAGCCAATCGCCGCAACCCAACCCCTATTTTCACACTACCATGGATCCAGTGTCCGCCACATCCAGCGCCAACGTGCGAGCGGAACACCACTCCGCAGCTACCGACGTTGCCAAATATCCGCTGCGACAAGGGTGGGTGGACTCGGAAGAAAACAATGTGCGGTTGGAACGCCTACAATTGCAGCAACCGTCCTCCTCCGAGGTAACGCCCGTGACGTCGTACCATTCCATGCCTGACCCAACGCCGGAATACGAAGGAGacggagacgacgaagaagatcgcACGTTGCGGGGTCGCGCTTCGATGCCTTCTTCGTCGCAAAGCGCGTCACGTGAGTCTTCCGCCTCGCGACCGCACCGAAATTCCTACTCTTATAGGGACGATCAAAGTCTGGGTAGCAGTACGGATGGCCCATCGGTACAAAATAGACCCATGCTGGAAATTCCGGAAGAGATTTACGCCGTACGGAAAGCCGCCTTGCAAGTGCTGAAACCGTTGACCAAAACATGG GTGGTGATTTCGGTCGGATTCGCACTCACTGTACTCTTCGGGATGACCCGGTGGACGCGTCTCATGCCCGCTTTGCCCTTTTGGTTCATTCTGCTACCCTCCTGGCTAGCCCATATTGGCTTGCTTTGGTTACACGCCCTGTCTGTCCAGGCGCTCTCCCGCTTCATAGCGGAAGCCAACGAGTCGAGACAGCGACCCGACAGTCGGGATCATTTAAATCGCACCGAGTACTTACCACTGCTGCAAAAATCACTGAAATTTGGACTCAAAACCGGAGTGCTGAGCTTTGCTACCTTTGTATTTGAAATTTTGATATATATGAGACTCGCTCACAACACCTTGCCCTTGGCGGTCGTATTTACACCACTTTGGTTGCTCGTACTGGGGGGAATCGTCGACGGTCTGATATGCAAAACACAACATGGACTTCGTGTACTGTGTTGGATGCTATCCTTTGTAGCCATGATTCTCGTGGTCCTCAAGATCGATTACGGCTTCAATTCTGTTCGATGGCGAGTCGTGATCAGCCCTGTGGTATTGGTTCTGAGCATTGCTTCGGGAAGTCTAATTTATATTGTCTACGGGCATCAAGTTGGCTACTACCGTTTGACGGAATCCCAATTGACGGCAGGAAACTTGTACTCTCTGGCCGCTCTTATATGTATTGTTCTGGTTATCATGATTGGGGAAGTAATACCACTATCAAGACCGGTAGAGGTGGAGACGCGTCTGATTGTGGTAATTTTGGCGCCGTTGGTGATCTGTCTAGTAGGGATGGGTGCCTGGGTGGTTAGTCGGGATGAATTTGGGCGACTGTTGCTTCACGGTGGTCAATCTGCGGTTCATCCCAGAAGGTTACGATGGGAAGCCAAAGGTTGGGCATCTGTACAAGGCAAGGGCGTCACTATTATGCCCATGTTTGGCGAAGTTTCCTTCCAACCGCTCGAACGAAAGTCAATGCAAGACCCTGTCTCCCAGACTTCCGCTCCTGCGCATGTTCTGGAAATGTGCACCTGCTGCGTCGGAGGCTGCTATCCAtatgaagaagacgaggacgatgaagagACGGGTCACCTCGCGGAAGACCTAGGTTATCATCCTTATTTGGACACAGCAACGTCCCGCAGCGCACGGAATGCTTACAATATGCTCCGAGAAAATTCGTAG